A genomic region of Herbaspirillum sp. DW155 contains the following coding sequences:
- a CDS encoding DUF2863 family protein, with protein sequence MNQAKRPSGKPQPGASKKAGPKPAPKPMSAGPAREKPKTHVSTEAARRRQHQAHAASQSLDEDELRVQQMVALASAVAADAPDRTGRRIGQDELERMVRNTLRERDDDTLYEALEQLRYDDPRGHAFLREVVEEGADIIVLRRGEKELEINAFLIPLLARTRGGLREDRALADGDAFDALRESIQKAGLESARARVVLVHHLYHPEEINALSFSEVEAMNRDAFASLTDKKILSVPAIERSMRGWPASHFAPDDEALELRFLLGFSLKDVDDPFYAIPQEEAAADAYFEARAQRFRQWSEEITPLMQQCLTGRSGEAAQCQLHFLYQDLFHGAKHTGNGEYRTLQMLSELEAGLEQAGAQAAQATAFLALPDEEEDRTLQVVLRGAQGELARSFHLVDGDLQAVLLDAADAVASLGVAGVRLADGFDADGLPLRARDFPMA encoded by the coding sequence ATGAATCAAGCCAAACGCCCCTCCGGCAAACCGCAACCGGGCGCATCAAAGAAGGCCGGCCCCAAGCCGGCACCCAAGCCCATGTCCGCCGGCCCGGCTCGCGAGAAGCCCAAAACCCATGTCTCCACCGAAGCCGCGCGCCGTCGCCAGCACCAGGCGCACGCCGCCTCGCAGAGCCTGGACGAAGACGAACTGCGGGTGCAGCAGATGGTGGCGCTGGCCAGCGCCGTGGCCGCCGATGCGCCGGATCGCACAGGCCGCCGCATCGGCCAGGATGAACTGGAACGCATGGTGCGCAATACTCTGCGCGAGCGCGACGACGATACCCTCTATGAAGCGCTCGAACAGCTGCGCTACGACGACCCGCGCGGCCATGCTTTCCTGCGCGAGGTGGTGGAGGAGGGCGCCGACATCATCGTGCTGCGGCGAGGCGAGAAGGAGCTGGAAATCAATGCCTTCCTGATCCCGCTATTGGCGCGCACGCGCGGCGGTCTGCGTGAGGACCGCGCGCTGGCCGACGGCGATGCCTTTGATGCCCTGCGCGAGAGCATCCAGAAAGCGGGGCTCGAAAGCGCCAGGGCGCGTGTGGTGCTGGTCCATCATCTCTACCATCCCGAAGAGATCAACGCCTTGAGCTTCAGCGAAGTGGAAGCCATGAACCGCGACGCCTTCGCTTCCCTGACCGACAAGAAGATCCTGAGCGTGCCGGCCATCGAACGCAGCATGCGCGGCTGGCCGGCCAGCCACTTCGCACCTGACGACGAGGCGCTGGAACTGCGCTTCCTGCTGGGCTTTTCCTTGAAGGACGTGGACGATCCCTTCTATGCGATTCCGCAGGAGGAAGCCGCCGCCGACGCCTACTTCGAGGCACGTGCGCAGCGCTTCCGCCAGTGGAGCGAAGAGATCACGCCGCTGATGCAGCAATGCCTGACGGGTCGATCCGGGGAGGCGGCGCAGTGCCAGCTGCACTTCCTGTACCAGGATCTGTTCCATGGTGCCAAGCACACCGGCAACGGCGAGTACCGTACCTTGCAGATGCTCTCCGAACTGGAAGCCGGGCTGGAGCAGGCCGGTGCGCAGGCGGCCCAGGCTACCGCCTTCCTGGCCTTGCCGGACGAGGAGGAAGACCGCACCCTGCAGGTGGTGCTGCGCGGCGCCCAGGGTGAACTGGCGCGCTCGTTCCATCTGGTCGATGGCGATCTGCAGGCGGTGCTGCTGGATGCGGCCGATGCCGTGGCCTCGCTGGGTGTGGCCGGTGTGCGGCTGGCGGATGGCTTCGATGCCGATGGATTGCCGCTGCGTGCGCGCGACTTTCCGATGGCCTGA
- a CDS encoding DMT family transporter, which produces MSYTPSRPMGYGCLILSMSLVGAYVALTKPLAALLPVFLLAWLRFAIGAVAMLRWLKKPADEKPLSTQSRWLVFLESFLGNFLFTLCMITGVSMTNAVSAGVIMSSIPAVVAVMSWVFLKERISLRVWGAVACGAIGIGLLSLAKDSHGASAASGGQYAWLGNVLVFCAVLCEAAYAVIGKKLTAVLTPKRISAVINLWGLLLMTPMGLYTALQFDFTTVPVNIWLLLMFYALAASVWTVWLWMTGLKVVPAARAGVFTVMLPVSAAVVGVLALGESLSALQAGAFAVALAGMFLATLPGRSTTEQSPLH; this is translated from the coding sequence ATGAGCTACACCCCCAGCCGCCCCATGGGCTACGGCTGTCTGATCCTGAGCATGTCCCTGGTCGGCGCCTACGTCGCGCTGACCAAGCCGCTGGCGGCGCTGCTGCCGGTATTCCTGCTGGCCTGGCTGCGCTTTGCCATCGGTGCGGTAGCCATGCTGCGCTGGCTGAAAAAGCCCGCTGATGAAAAACCGCTCTCCACGCAATCGCGCTGGCTGGTGTTCCTCGAATCCTTCCTCGGCAATTTCCTCTTCACGCTGTGCATGATCACGGGCGTGTCGATGACCAATGCGGTCTCGGCCGGGGTGATCATGTCGTCCATCCCGGCCGTGGTGGCGGTGATGAGCTGGGTCTTCCTCAAGGAAAGGATCAGCCTGCGCGTCTGGGGTGCGGTGGCCTGCGGGGCCATCGGCATCGGCCTGCTGTCGCTGGCCAAGGATAGTCATGGTGCGTCGGCAGCCAGCGGTGGCCAGTACGCCTGGCTGGGCAATGTGCTGGTGTTCTGCGCGGTGCTGTGCGAAGCCGCCTATGCGGTCATCGGCAAGAAGCTCACCGCCGTGCTCACGCCCAAGCGCATCAGTGCCGTCATCAACCTGTGGGGACTGTTGCTGATGACGCCCATGGGCTTGTACACCGCGCTGCAATTCGATTTCACTACCGTCCCGGTCAACATCTGGCTGCTGCTGATGTTTTATGCACTGGCCGCCAGCGTATGGACCGTGTGGCTGTGGATGACCGGACTGAAAGTGGTACCGGCCGCGCGTGCCGGCGTCTTTACCGTGATGCTGCCGGTCTCGGCCGCCGTGGTCGGCGTGCTGGCGCTGGGAGAGAGCCTCTCGGCCCTGCAGGCTGGCGCCTTCGCGGTGGCGCTGGCCGGGATGTTCCTGGCCACGCTGCCGGGCCGCAGCACCACCGAACAATCACCGCTGCACTGA
- a CDS encoding C39 family peptidase, whose product MANIANADFAVMPLATDFSALPVRSWKSMRDERIVKQALDFSCGSASLATLLNGQYGESLSEKDLLQALEQDEREASFDDMARVLPTFGYKAQGFASDWKQLSQLRIPVVVYLKYRGQDHFSVIRGIDSTSVWLADSSFGNRIFSRKEFLDMWYTRGMPRGDEIEGGYQGKFLVILPLQNREIDKTYFSRFLPNRTSVSERLLLIRNHP is encoded by the coding sequence GTGGCGAATATTGCTAATGCAGACTTTGCAGTGATGCCCTTAGCTACCGATTTTTCGGCGTTGCCTGTTCGGAGTTGGAAGAGCATGCGCGATGAACGAATTGTTAAGCAAGCACTTGATTTCTCCTGCGGTTCAGCTTCTCTTGCCACTTTGCTCAATGGGCAATATGGTGAGTCGCTCAGCGAAAAAGATCTTTTGCAGGCACTCGAGCAAGATGAAAGAGAGGCGAGTTTTGATGATATGGCGCGTGTTCTTCCGACATTCGGATATAAGGCGCAGGGCTTTGCCTCCGATTGGAAGCAGCTGTCACAGTTGAGAATCCCGGTAGTTGTCTATCTGAAATATAGGGGCCAGGATCATTTTTCGGTCATTAGAGGAATCGATTCAACCTCGGTATGGCTTGCCGATTCAAGTTTCGGCAATCGAATATTTAGTAGGAAAGAATTCTTGGATATGTGGTACACCCGAGGGATGCCTCGCGGTGATGAGATTGAGGGCGGGTATCAAGGAAAATTTCTGGTAATCCTTCCACTGCAGAACCGGGAAATTGATAAAACTTACTTCTCTCGTTTTCTACCGAATAGAACATCTGTTTCGGAGCGCCTTCTCTTGATAAGAAATCACCCATAG
- a CDS encoding MetQ/NlpA family ABC transporter substrate-binding protein, which translates to MKSIATTWLGGLMLALLSSIGLQAQAAPDQVIRVGVTSGPHGHIFEQVRRVFERDNPGYKIKIIEFNDYIQPNAALDAGELDANSYQHRPFLNAQIKARGYKLYAEGKTMIGPMAIYSRKYGKLEDVPVGAKVGIPNDPANESRVLLLLQKHGIIKLRTGIDPLTGTNATPIDIIENPRKWKFVEIDAAQLPRTLDDLDASAVNADYAAKAGLNPARDSLVVESGDSPYACLIAVRDKDRAQPGYKRRNRNEKMGCLIGVVGQFH; encoded by the coding sequence ATGAAATCCATCGCAACGACATGGCTTGGCGGCCTCATGCTGGCGCTGTTGTCCAGCATCGGCCTGCAGGCGCAAGCGGCACCCGATCAGGTGATCCGGGTGGGTGTGACCAGTGGGCCGCATGGCCATATTTTCGAGCAGGTGCGCCGCGTCTTTGAACGTGACAATCCGGGCTACAAGATCAAGATCATCGAGTTCAACGACTACATCCAGCCCAACGCTGCGCTCGATGCCGGCGAGCTTGATGCCAATAGCTACCAACATCGTCCCTTCCTCAATGCACAGATCAAGGCGCGCGGCTACAAGCTCTATGCCGAGGGCAAGACCATGATCGGGCCGATGGCGATCTACTCGCGCAAGTACGGCAAGCTGGAAGATGTGCCGGTGGGCGCCAAGGTCGGCATCCCCAATGATCCCGCCAACGAAAGCCGTGTACTGCTGCTGTTGCAGAAGCACGGCATCATCAAGCTGCGTACCGGCATCGATCCGCTCACCGGTACCAATGCCACGCCCATCGACATCATCGAGAATCCCAGGAAATGGAAGTTCGTCGAAATCGATGCGGCGCAATTGCCGCGCACGCTCGACGATCTCGATGCCTCCGCCGTCAATGCCGACTATGCCGCCAAGGCCGGCCTCAATCCGGCGCGCGACAGCCTGGTGGTGGAAAGCGGCGACAGCCCCTATGCCTGCCTGATCGCCGTGCGCGACAAGGATCGCGCGCAGCCCGGCTATAAAAGGAGAAACAGAAATGAAAAAATGGGCTGCCTTATTGGTGTTGTCGGCCAGTTTCACTAG
- a CDS encoding LLM class flavin-dependent oxidoreductase, producing MAKKEIRLNAFNMNCVSHINHGLWTHPRDRSQDYTDISYWTDLARLLERGKFDGLFLADIVGVYDVYQGNTDLTLRETIQLPVNDPLMLVSAMAAVTEHLGFGVTANLTYEAPFLFARRMSTLDHLSRGRVGWNIVTGYLDSAARAMGLHEQLEHDQRYDRADEFMEVVYKLWEGSWEDGAVVRDRARRVYADPARVHKIAHHGDYYHVEGIHLSEPSRQRTPVLYQAGSSGRGQAFGARHAECVFISSQSKDATRKLVQSIRDGAVREGRDPDAIKIFIGLTVVTGRTEEEAQDRFREYASYASPEAGLAHFSAGTGIDFSKYALDEPIRAGKTNAIESLAKVVTQPELNWTKRKLLQQLELGGRYASIVGAPDRIADELESWVADTGIDGYNLTRTVTPESFEDFVNLVIPVLQERGSYKREYVPGTLREKLFRRAATLPKEHVGAGFRVGAAVEHA from the coding sequence ATGGCCAAGAAGGAAATCCGTCTCAACGCATTCAACATGAATTGCGTCAGCCACATCAACCACGGCCTGTGGACGCACCCGCGCGACCGCTCGCAGGACTACACCGACATCAGCTACTGGACCGATCTGGCCCGCCTGCTGGAACGCGGCAAGTTCGACGGATTGTTCCTCGCCGATATCGTCGGCGTCTATGACGTCTACCAGGGCAATACCGACCTGACCCTGCGCGAGACCATACAACTGCCCGTGAATGATCCGCTGATGCTGGTGTCGGCCATGGCCGCAGTGACCGAGCACCTGGGCTTTGGCGTCACCGCCAATCTCACCTACGAGGCGCCGTTCCTGTTTGCCCGCCGCATGTCGACACTGGATCATCTGAGCCGCGGCCGCGTGGGTTGGAACATCGTCACCGGTTATCTCGACAGTGCGGCGCGCGCGATGGGTCTGCATGAGCAGCTGGAACACGACCAGCGTTATGACCGCGCCGATGAATTCATGGAAGTGGTCTACAAGCTCTGGGAAGGCAGCTGGGAAGACGGTGCCGTGGTGCGCGACCGCGCGCGCCGCGTCTATGCCGACCCGGCCAGGGTGCACAAGATCGCCCATCACGGCGACTACTACCACGTCGAGGGCATCCACCTGAGCGAGCCGTCGCGCCAGCGCACGCCAGTGCTGTACCAGGCCGGTTCCTCCGGACGCGGACAGGCCTTCGGCGCGCGCCATGCGGAATGCGTGTTCATCTCCAGCCAGAGCAAGGACGCCACCCGCAAGCTGGTGCAGAGCATCCGCGACGGTGCGGTGCGCGAGGGACGCGATCCTGATGCCATCAAAATCTTCATCGGCCTGACAGTGGTGACCGGCCGCACCGAAGAGGAGGCCCAGGACCGCTTCCGCGAATACGCCAGCTACGCCAGTCCCGAAGCGGGACTCGCGCATTTCTCGGCGGGCACCGGCATCGATTTTTCTAAGTATGCGCTGGATGAACCGATCCGCGCGGGCAAGACCAATGCCATCGAATCGCTGGCCAAGGTGGTCACGCAACCGGAGCTGAACTGGACCAAGCGCAAGCTGCTGCAGCAGCTCGAACTGGGTGGCCGTTACGCCAGCATCGTGGGCGCGCCCGACCGCATCGCCGATGAACTGGAAAGCTGGGTGGCCGACACTGGCATCGATGGCTACAACCTGACCCGCACGGTCACGCCGGAGAGCTTCGAGGACTTCGTGAACCTGGTCATTCCGGTGCTGCAGGAACGCGGTTCCTACAAGCGCGAATATGTCCCCGGCACGCTGCGTGAAAAACTTTTCCGGCGTGCTGCGACCTTGCCGAAAGAGCACGTGGGTGCGGGGTTCCGGGTGGGTGCAGCGGTCGAGCACGCCTGA
- a CDS encoding SfnB family sulfur acquisition oxidoreductase, with amino-acid sequence MTQTAAAQAPFTTLDSLPPPSGTPPRLVARIRDDAEAIAAARKLAEDFSREAALRDRERKLPWDELERYVRSGLWGITVPREYGGAGVSYGTLAEVIATISAADGSIGQIPQNHFYAVELIRVNGSESQKRFFFERVLQGDRFGNALAELGTKTSHDRKTRLSRNEHGTGYRINGRKFYATGALYADWVPTSVIDDDGVQQLAIVPRQAPGLTIIDDWSGFGQRTTGSGSAVFENVHVPADAVIGFATAFSRPTQIGPMAQIQHAAIDLGIARAAYADLLQFVRTRSRPWVDSGVERAGDDPLTIREVGDLTIQLHAAEALLRRAGRKVDAVAAAPSEDSVAQASIAVAEARVLTTEISLAAGSKLFELAGSQSTLSEHNLDRHWRNARTHTLHDPVRWKYHAIGNYVLNGKKPPRHGAI; translated from the coding sequence ATGACCCAGACCGCCGCTGCCCAAGCCCCTTTCACCACGCTCGATTCCCTCCCGCCGCCGTCGGGCACGCCGCCGCGCCTGGTGGCGCGCATCCGCGACGACGCCGAGGCGATTGCCGCCGCCCGCAAGCTGGCCGAGGATTTCAGCCGCGAGGCGGCGCTGCGCGACCGCGAGCGCAAGCTGCCCTGGGATGAGCTGGAACGTTACGTGCGTTCGGGCCTGTGGGGCATCACCGTGCCCAGGGAATACGGCGGCGCGGGTGTCAGCTACGGGACGCTCGCCGAAGTCATCGCCACCATCTCGGCAGCCGATGGTTCCATCGGACAGATTCCACAAAACCATTTCTATGCGGTGGAACTGATCCGCGTCAACGGCAGCGAGTCGCAGAAGCGTTTCTTCTTCGAGCGGGTGCTGCAGGGAGACCGCTTCGGCAATGCCCTGGCCGAACTCGGCACCAAGACCTCGCATGACCGCAAGACCCGCCTGAGCCGCAATGAACACGGTACCGGCTATCGCATCAACGGTCGCAAGTTCTACGCCACCGGTGCGCTCTACGCCGATTGGGTGCCGACCTCGGTGATCGATGACGACGGTGTGCAGCAACTGGCCATCGTGCCGCGCCAGGCACCGGGTCTGACCATCATCGACGACTGGTCCGGCTTCGGCCAGCGCACCACCGGCAGCGGCAGTGCCGTGTTCGAGAACGTCCATGTGCCGGCCGATGCCGTGATCGGGTTTGCCACCGCTTTCTCGCGCCCCACGCAGATCGGTCCGATGGCGCAGATCCAGCACGCCGCCATCGATCTCGGCATCGCGCGCGCGGCCTATGCGGATCTGCTGCAATTCGTGCGCACCCGCTCGCGGCCCTGGGTCGACAGCGGTGTGGAACGGGCGGGCGACGATCCGCTCACCATCCGCGAAGTGGGCGATCTGACCATCCAGCTGCACGCCGCCGAAGCGCTGCTGCGCCGCGCCGGCCGCAAGGTCGATGCCGTAGCCGCCGCACCCAGCGAGGACAGCGTTGCGCAAGCCTCCATCGCCGTGGCCGAGGCGCGCGTGCTGACCACGGAAATTTCGTTGGCGGCCGGCAGCAAGTTGTTCGAGCTGGCCGGTTCGCAATCCACCCTGTCCGAACACAATCTCGACCGCCACTGGCGCAATGCCCGCACCCACACGCTGCATGATCCGGTGCGCTGGAAATATCACGCCATCGGCAATTACGTCCTGAACGGCAAGAAGCCACCGCGCCACGGCGCGATCTGA
- a CDS encoding SfnB family sulfur acquisition oxidoreductase, translated as MSAHILESARRPGLRPARRISSQAQALQVATELAAEFAQGAALRDRERILPFEQIERFSQSGLWAITVPRSHGGIGASWQTVAEVFRIISAADPSIGQIPQNHFGNLNLIANLASEEQQRFFFREVLDGARLGNAGPERNGKNVLDVRTRATRDTAAGDGSYLLNGTRFYSTGALYAHWIPSRAIDEAGQPLVVFSRHDAPGVRVIDDWSGFGQRTTASGTVVFDNVRVPASQVLPLKDALQQPNNIGPVSQLIQAAIDAGIAQAAVQDTIAFVTTRSRPYADSGLERASDDPYILRDVGNLSLRLHAAEALLEDAAALLDSLPAQISFEQMAQASVAVAEAKVLSTEVALLASEKLFELSGSAATLASHNLDRHWRNARVHTLHDPVRWKYFAVGNYALNGTPPPRHSWS; from the coding sequence ATGTCCGCGCACATCCTCGAATCGGCCCGCCGCCCCGGCTTGCGCCCGGCCCGGCGCATCAGCAGCCAGGCGCAGGCACTGCAGGTGGCCACCGAACTGGCTGCCGAGTTCGCACAAGGCGCCGCCCTGCGCGACCGTGAGCGCATCCTTCCGTTCGAGCAGATCGAACGCTTTTCCCAGAGCGGCTTGTGGGCCATCACCGTGCCGCGCTCCCATGGTGGTATCGGCGCCTCGTGGCAGACGGTGGCCGAGGTATTTCGGATCATCTCCGCCGCCGATCCTTCCATCGGCCAGATTCCGCAAAATCATTTCGGCAATCTCAACCTGATCGCCAATCTCGCCAGTGAGGAGCAACAGCGCTTCTTCTTCAGGGAGGTGCTGGACGGCGCCCGTCTGGGCAATGCCGGACCCGAGCGCAACGGCAAGAACGTGCTCGACGTGCGCACCCGCGCCACGCGTGATACCGCCGCCGGCGACGGCAGCTACCTGCTCAATGGCACGCGCTTCTATTCCACCGGGGCGCTGTATGCGCACTGGATTCCCAGCCGCGCCATCGATGAGGCGGGCCAGCCGCTGGTGGTCTTCAGCCGCCATGATGCGCCGGGTGTGCGCGTGATCGATGACTGGTCCGGCTTCGGCCAGCGCACCACGGCCAGCGGCACGGTGGTGTTCGACAACGTGCGCGTGCCGGCTTCGCAGGTGCTGCCCTTGAAGGACGCGCTGCAACAGCCCAACAACATCGGTCCTGTCTCGCAGCTGATCCAGGCTGCCATCGATGCCGGCATCGCGCAGGCGGCCGTGCAGGACACCATCGCCTTCGTCACCACCCGTTCGCGTCCCTATGCGGATAGCGGACTGGAACGCGCCAGCGACGATCCCTACATCCTGCGCGACGTCGGCAACCTGAGCCTGCGCCTGCACGCTGCCGAAGCCCTGCTGGAAGACGCCGCCGCGCTGCTCGACAGCCTGCCCGCGCAGATCAGCTTCGAGCAGATGGCACAAGCCTCGGTGGCCGTGGCCGAAGCCAAGGTGCTGTCCACCGAAGTCGCCCTGCTGGCCTCGGAAAAACTGTTCGAACTCTCCGGCTCGGCCGCCACCCTGGCCAGCCACAACCTCGACCGCCACTGGCGCAATGCGCGCGTGCACACGCTGCATGATCCGGTGCGCTGGAAATATTTTGCGGTCGGCAATTACGCCCTCAACGGCACGCCACCGCCGCGCCATTCCTGGAGCTGA
- a CDS encoding DUF3717 domain-containing protein, with protein MLTLTELEDAINYWRQQRPASGEECALSPEVNALAGLYAMMIFHRRHEVDLEQIDAQARQLIEAWLAS; from the coding sequence ATGCTCACCCTCACCGAACTCGAAGATGCAATCAACTACTGGCGCCAGCAGCGCCCGGCCAGCGGAGAGGAGTGCGCACTGTCCCCGGAAGTCAATGCCCTGGCGGGCCTGTACGCGATGATGATCTTCCATCGTCGCCATGAAGTGGATCTGGAGCAGATCGATGCCCAGGCACGCCAGCTGATCGAGGCGTGGCTGGCCAGCTGA
- a CDS encoding patatin-like phospholipase family protein, which yields MRKDQDQTPPSTRRKGATAAMADKPRVALVLQGGGALGAYQAGVYQALHEHDFTPDWVVGTSIGAINAALIAGNPRESRIERLREFWETVAHPDLFDLRQVPDTLRPWATRLTTLDTFLRGTAGFFRPRPLNAFTLGLPVPPEEASFYSTAELGQTLSRLVDFDYLNGQSGIRMTVAAVKVSCGALVNFDTRDRALGPEHVMASGALPPGFAPVRIDGELYWDGGLYSNTPLEAVLNDAPRTNLVCLMVDLWHADGPEPRTLEEVVTREKDVTFASRSQRHIDAYLQQYRLRRAAHDLYKRLPPELLTQEDRQMMAELNADTTIHIVRLAYAGRDWNMASKDVNFARGSVQWRWEQGYQDALRGIALSQEDSFGQSEAGIVVHDLPSGQTHISAAKTTERSA from the coding sequence ATGCGCAAGGACCAGGATCAGACGCCGCCCTCCACCCGCCGCAAGGGCGCTACCGCCGCCATGGCCGACAAGCCGCGCGTGGCGCTGGTATTGCAGGGCGGCGGCGCGCTGGGGGCCTACCAGGCAGGGGTCTATCAGGCCTTGCATGAGCACGACTTCACCCCGGACTGGGTGGTCGGCACCTCCATCGGCGCCATCAATGCCGCCTTGATCGCCGGCAACCCGCGCGAGAGCCGCATCGAGCGCCTGCGCGAATTCTGGGAGACGGTGGCCCATCCCGACCTGTTCGACCTGCGCCAGGTTCCCGACACCCTGCGTCCCTGGGCCACCCGCCTGACCACGCTGGATACCTTCCTGCGCGGCACCGCCGGCTTCTTCCGCCCGCGCCCGCTCAACGCCTTCACGCTGGGCCTGCCGGTGCCGCCCGAAGAAGCCAGCTTCTACAGCACCGCCGAGCTGGGCCAGACCCTCTCGCGGCTGGTCGATTTCGATTATCTCAATGGCCAGTCCGGCATCCGCATGACGGTGGCCGCCGTGAAAGTGTCCTGTGGCGCGCTGGTCAATTTCGATACCCGCGACCGCGCGCTGGGGCCGGAACACGTCATGGCCAGCGGCGCGCTGCCGCCGGGTTTCGCGCCGGTGCGCATCGATGGCGAGCTGTACTGGGATGGCGGCCTGTATTCCAACACGCCGCTGGAAGCCGTGCTCAACGATGCGCCGCGCACCAACCTGGTCTGCCTGATGGTGGACCTGTGGCATGCCGATGGCCCGGAACCGCGCACGCTGGAAGAGGTGGTCACGCGCGAAAAGGATGTCACCTTCGCCTCGCGCTCGCAGCGCCATATCGATGCCTATCTGCAGCAATACCGCCTGCGCCGTGCCGCCCACGACCTCTACAAGCGCCTGCCACCGGAGCTGCTCACCCAGGAAGACCGCCAGATGATGGCCGAGCTCAACGCCGACACCACCATCCACATCGTGCGCTTGGCCTATGCCGGGCGTGACTGGAACATGGCCTCCAAGGATGTCAATTTCGCCCGCGGCTCGGTGCAGTGGCGCTGGGAACAGGGCTACCAGGATGCCCTGCGCGGCATCGCCTTGAGCCAGGAAGATTCCTTCGGCCAGAGCGAGGCGGGCATCGTGGTGCATGACCTGCCCAGCGGCCAGACTCACATCAGCGCCGCGAAAACAACCGAACGTTCGGCTTGA
- the phaP gene encoding TIGR01841 family phasin (Members of this family are phasins (small proteins associated with inclusions such as PHA granules). Note that several different families of phasins have been named PhaP despite very little sequence similarity to each other.) — MFSYQDQFSAATKANLQAHLDLINNLTAKAFEGVEKIVELNLSATKATLEEATAAAKQLAAAKDPQELLSLAAAQAQPGAEKATAYSRHLAGIVSATQAEFTKAAEAQISETSRKLSALIDEISKNAPPGSEQAVSILKATLTNANAAYEQLSKNSKQAVETLEANLANATKQFTAVAEKTVASTRSKK; from the coding sequence ATGTTTTCGTACCAAGATCAGTTTTCCGCCGCTACCAAGGCCAACCTGCAAGCCCATCTGGACCTCATCAACAATCTGACCGCCAAGGCCTTCGAAGGCGTGGAAAAGATCGTTGAGCTGAACCTGTCGGCCACCAAGGCCACCCTGGAAGAAGCCACCGCTGCCGCCAAGCAGCTGGCCGCCGCCAAGGATCCGCAGGAACTGCTGTCGCTGGCGGCTGCCCAGGCCCAGCCGGGCGCTGAAAAGGCCACCGCCTACAGCCGTCACCTGGCCGGTATCGTGTCGGCCACCCAGGCTGAATTCACCAAGGCTGCCGAAGCCCAGATTTCCGAAACCAGCCGCAAGCTGTCGGCCCTGATCGACGAGATCAGCAAGAATGCGCCCCCGGGCTCGGAGCAAGCCGTCTCCATCCTGAAGGCCACCCTGACCAACGCCAACGCTGCCTACGAGCAACTGTCCAAGAATTCCAAGCAAGCCGTGGAAACCCTGGAAGCGAACCTGGCCAACGCGACCAAGCAGTTCACCGCCGTGGCTGAAAAGACCGTCGCTTCGACCCGCTCCAAGAAGTAA